A section of the Streptomyces sp. Je 1-369 genome encodes:
- the tsaE gene encoding tRNA (adenosine(37)-N6)-threonylcarbamoyltransferase complex ATPase subunit type 1 TsaE, giving the protein MEAPHHQAPAVTLKITVNSPEHMGELGRRLAKLLRPGDLVMLTGELGAGKTTLTRGLGEGLGVRGAVTSPTFVIARVHPPLGEGPSLVHVDAYRLGGGLDEMEDLDLDVSLPESVIVVEWGDGKVEELSDDRLRVVIDRTVGEATDDAAGAVDAVDEVREVTITGFGARWAEADLASLGA; this is encoded by the coding sequence ATGGAAGCACCGCACCACCAGGCCCCGGCCGTCACACTCAAGATCACCGTCAACTCCCCCGAACACATGGGCGAGTTGGGGCGTCGTCTGGCCAAGCTGCTGCGCCCGGGCGACCTCGTCATGCTCACCGGCGAGCTCGGCGCCGGGAAGACGACGCTGACCCGCGGCCTCGGCGAAGGCCTCGGCGTGCGCGGCGCCGTCACCTCCCCGACCTTCGTCATCGCCCGCGTGCACCCGCCGCTCGGCGAAGGACCCTCGCTGGTCCACGTCGACGCGTACCGCCTCGGCGGCGGGCTCGACGAGATGGAGGACCTGGACCTCGACGTCTCGCTGCCCGAATCCGTGATCGTCGTGGAGTGGGGCGACGGCAAGGTCGAGGAGCTGTCGGACGACCGGCTGCGGGTCGTCATCGACCGCACCGTGGGCGAGGCGACGGACGACGCGGCCGGAGCGGTCGATGCGGTCGACGAGGTGCGCGAGGTGACGATCACCGGGTTCGGCGCGCGCTGGGCCGAAGCGGATCTGGCGTCGCTGGGCGCCTGA
- a CDS encoding alpha/beta fold hydrolase produces the protein MSESSTGAVAVEAASEAAAAAGNWRRAGVAGAAIGVLAAGAAAGVAIERLTVGRGMRKKARLALDASGPYGSLRGMPGTAYADDGTELSYEVEEAEAADAAGSGGSGDQAPRRRRLFGRRDPAPVTVVFSHGYCLSQDSWHFQRAALRGVVRAVYWDQRSHARSARGVDQVEHDVPVSIDQLGRDLKAVIDAAAPEGPLVLVGHSMGGMTTMALADQFPELIRERVVGVALIGTSSGQLGEVNFGLPVAGMNAVRRVLPGLLRALGSQAELVERGRRATADLFAGVIKRYSFSRKDVDPAIARFAERMIEATPIDVVAEFYPAFAEHDKAAALKHFTELPVLVLAGDEDLVTPSEHSEAIAHLLPDAELVLVPDAGHLVMLEHPELVMDRLADLLLRAGAVQGAGRRA, from the coding sequence GTGAGCGAGAGCAGCACGGGGGCGGTCGCGGTGGAAGCGGCGTCGGAGGCCGCCGCCGCGGCCGGGAACTGGCGCCGGGCAGGGGTCGCCGGCGCGGCGATAGGCGTCCTGGCCGCGGGGGCGGCCGCCGGTGTCGCCATCGAGCGGCTGACCGTCGGCCGCGGCATGCGCAAGAAGGCGCGGCTCGCACTCGACGCGTCGGGGCCGTACGGCTCGCTGCGCGGCATGCCCGGTACGGCGTACGCGGACGACGGCACGGAGCTCTCGTACGAGGTCGAGGAGGCCGAGGCCGCCGACGCGGCGGGCAGCGGCGGGAGCGGCGACCAGGCTCCGCGGCGGCGCAGGCTCTTCGGGCGCCGTGACCCCGCGCCCGTCACCGTCGTCTTCAGCCACGGCTACTGCCTGAGCCAGGACTCCTGGCACTTCCAGCGGGCCGCCCTGCGCGGTGTCGTCCGTGCCGTCTACTGGGACCAGCGCAGCCACGCCCGTTCGGCGCGCGGCGTCGACCAGGTCGAGCACGACGTGCCGGTCTCCATCGACCAGCTGGGACGCGACCTGAAGGCCGTCATCGACGCCGCCGCGCCCGAGGGGCCGCTCGTCCTCGTCGGGCACTCCATGGGCGGCATGACGACCATGGCGCTCGCCGACCAGTTCCCCGAGCTGATCCGCGAGCGTGTGGTGGGCGTCGCCCTGATCGGCACGTCGTCGGGGCAGCTCGGTGAGGTGAACTTCGGCCTGCCGGTCGCCGGGATGAACGCGGTCCGGCGGGTGCTGCCCGGCCTGCTGCGGGCGCTCGGCTCGCAGGCGGAGCTGGTGGAGCGGGGGCGGCGGGCCACGGCGGACCTCTTCGCGGGCGTCATCAAGCGGTACTCGTTCTCGCGCAAGGACGTGGATCCGGCGATCGCGCGGTTCGCGGAGCGGATGATCGAGGCGACGCCCATCGACGTGGTCGCGGAGTTCTACCCGGCCTTCGCCGAGCACGACAAGGCGGCGGCCCTCAAGCACTTCACCGAGCTGCCGGTCCTCGTCCTCGCGGGGGACGAGGACCTGGTCACGCCGAGCGAGCACAGCGAGGCCATCGCCCACCTGCTGCCCGACGCCGAGCTCGTCCTGGTCCCGGACGCCGGTCACCTGGTCATGCTGGAGCACCCGGAGCTGGTCATGGACCGCCTCGCGGACCTGCTGCTGCGGGCGGGCGCGGTGCAGGGGGCCGGGCGGCGGGCCTGA
- the alr gene encoding alanine racemase: protein MNETAPFRVRAEIDLAALRANVRALRAHAPDAAFMAVVKAEGYGHGMVPCARAARQAGATWIGTATPEEALALRAAGLPGRIMCWLWTPGGPWREGVEADLDMSVSALWALDEVTAAAREAGRTARIQLKADTGLGRNGCMPADWPELVDRALRAEAEGLVTVTGLWSHFACADEPGHPSVAAQLTVFREMVAYAEDRGLRPEVRHIANSPATLTLPEAHFDLVRPGIAMYGISPSPEVGTSQDFGLRPVMTLTATLAHVKRAPAGHGVSYGHHYVTPGETTLGLVPAGYGDGIPRHASGTAPVLVDGKLRTVAGRVAMDQFVVDLGGDEPEVGAEAVLFGPGDRGEPTAEDWAQAAGTIAYEIVTRIGSRVPRVLVNERPED, encoded by the coding sequence ATGAACGAGACAGCACCTTTCCGTGTCCGGGCCGAGATCGACCTCGCCGCCCTCCGCGCCAACGTGCGCGCGCTGCGCGCCCACGCGCCGGACGCCGCGTTCATGGCCGTGGTGAAAGCGGAGGGCTACGGCCACGGGATGGTGCCCTGCGCCAGGGCCGCGCGCCAGGCGGGCGCCACCTGGATCGGCACCGCCACCCCCGAGGAGGCCCTGGCCCTGCGCGCCGCGGGCCTGCCCGGCCGCATCATGTGCTGGCTGTGGACGCCCGGCGGGCCCTGGCGCGAGGGCGTCGAGGCCGACCTGGACATGTCGGTGAGCGCGCTGTGGGCGCTGGACGAGGTGACGGCCGCCGCGCGTGAGGCGGGGCGGACCGCGCGTATCCAGCTCAAGGCCGACACGGGCCTCGGCCGGAACGGCTGCATGCCCGCCGACTGGCCCGAGCTCGTCGACCGGGCCCTGCGCGCCGAGGCGGAAGGTCTTGTCACGGTCACCGGGCTCTGGTCGCACTTCGCGTGCGCCGACGAGCCGGGGCACCCGTCGGTCGCCGCGCAGCTCACCGTCTTCCGCGAGATGGTCGCGTACGCCGAGGACCGGGGGCTCCGCCCCGAGGTGCGGCACATCGCCAACTCCCCGGCGACGCTGACGCTTCCGGAGGCGCACTTCGACCTCGTACGTCCGGGCATCGCGATGTACGGCATCTCGCCGAGCCCCGAGGTGGGCACCTCACAGGACTTCGGGCTGCGGCCCGTCATGACGCTGACCGCGACGCTCGCCCACGTGAAGCGCGCCCCGGCGGGCCACGGCGTGAGCTACGGCCACCACTACGTCACACCCGGCGAGACGACCCTCGGCCTCGTCCCCGCGGGGTACGGCGACGGGATCCCGCGCCACGCCTCCGGCACGGCCCCGGTCCTCGTCGACGGGAAGCTGCGGACCGTCGCGGGCCGCGTCGCGATGGACCAGTTCGTCGTGGACCTCGGCGGGGACGAGCCCGAAGTGGGCGCGGAGGCCGTGCTGTTCGGCCCCGGCGACCGCGGGGAGCCGACCGCCGAGGACTGGGCGCAGGCCGCGGGCACCATCGCGTACGAAATCGTCACCCGCATCGGATCGCGTGTCCCGCGCGTCCTGGTGAACGAGCGGCCTGAGGACTGA